A genomic window from Thiomonas arsenitoxydans includes:
- a CDS encoding sensor histidine kinase, with the protein MNAASHDLAIALDTAQRPDAVPRQERATWKGALLLRLPLIAATLVALTALLMAAGLGLLTRQYLIEDVDAGAFQAMAAWNKSLPTLIQQDNVWAAYEALTSVAGDQVDSPPHSASIAVLIGPGGRVFASSDPTLFPTARPPVWTPLWAPGSLQVSSPLSVASTHPGLSPPIQSGNWRIYVSALRADSDAGVGTLVYAVSDALYRQRLRSMTRWITAITLLAVAVFVPIVWMLTRRMLAPLVRLQESMRRNGDDTRRISAELAARRDEVGALAAAFARLLEQAERAQRAEKLAAVGALAAATAHEINNPLGGMLNALHTAQRFGQYDDTTRQTLDLLDRGLEQLRNTAQALLAQTRPAERDLARQDFHDLVELIGPCQHERGIELQTRFDIPVRIPVAAGPVRQATLNILLNACHAAEPGSTLELEVDMLGDALRVQVRNRGTAPSAALLSDIAPTSFPEGSGFGLWESRRLLSDVGGTLKLAHTGGVTTATIDIPLRR; encoded by the coding sequence ATGAACGCGGCATCACACGACCTCGCGATCGCACTCGACACGGCGCAGCGCCCGGACGCGGTGCCTCGGCAGGAGCGCGCCACCTGGAAAGGCGCCCTGCTACTGCGCCTGCCCTTGATCGCGGCAACCCTGGTCGCCCTCACCGCGCTGCTGATGGCCGCGGGGCTGGGTCTGCTGACGCGGCAGTATCTAATCGAGGACGTCGACGCCGGCGCGTTCCAGGCCATGGCAGCGTGGAACAAGAGTCTGCCAACCTTGATTCAACAAGACAACGTCTGGGCCGCCTACGAGGCGCTGACCTCCGTCGCCGGCGACCAGGTCGATTCGCCGCCGCACAGCGCCTCGATAGCGGTGCTCATCGGCCCTGGCGGGCGGGTGTTCGCCAGCTCCGACCCCACGCTGTTCCCCACGGCCAGGCCGCCGGTGTGGACACCCCTGTGGGCACCGGGTTCGCTGCAGGTCAGTTCGCCCTTGAGCGTGGCAAGCACCCATCCGGGGCTGTCGCCCCCGATCCAAAGCGGCAACTGGCGCATTTACGTCAGTGCCCTGCGCGCCGATTCGGACGCGGGGGTCGGCACCCTGGTCTATGCGGTGAGCGACGCCCTGTACCGCCAGCGCCTGCGCTCGATGACCCGCTGGATCACCGCGATCACCCTCTTGGCCGTGGCCGTGTTCGTGCCCATCGTGTGGATGCTCACCCGTCGCATGCTCGCCCCGCTGGTGCGCCTGCAGGAATCGATGCGCCGCAACGGCGACGACACCCGCCGCATCAGCGCCGAACTCGCGGCCCGGCGCGACGAAGTGGGCGCGCTCGCCGCAGCCTTCGCACGGCTGCTGGAGCAAGCAGAACGCGCCCAGCGCGCGGAAAAACTCGCCGCCGTGGGGGCGCTGGCCGCTGCGACCGCGCACGAGATCAACAACCCGCTCGGCGGCATGCTCAATGCCCTGCACACGGCGCAACGCTTCGGCCAGTACGACGACACGACGCGCCAGACACTCGACCTGCTCGACCGCGGGTTGGAGCAATTGCGCAACACCGCCCAGGCGCTGCTGGCGCAGACCCGGCCGGCCGAGCGCGATCTGGCCCGGCAGGACTTTCATGATCTGGTCGAACTGATCGGCCCTTGCCAGCATGAGCGCGGGATCGAACTGCAGACCCGGTTCGACATTCCCGTGCGCATCCCCGTGGCCGCCGGCCCGGTGCGCCAGGCCACGCTCAACATCCTGCTCAACGCCTGCCACGCCGCCGAGCCCGGCTCGACCCTCGAACTCGAGGTCGACATGCTGGGCGATGCCCTGCGCGTGCAGGTGCGCAACCGCGGCACCGCGCCGTCCGCCGCCTTGCTCTCGGACATTGCGCCGACGAGCTTCCCGGAAGGATCGGGTTTCGGCCTGTGGGAAAGCCGCCGCCTGCTGAGCGACGTCGGCGGCACGCTCAAGCTTGCCCACACCGGCGGCGTCACCACCGCGACCATCGACATCCCCCTGCGGCGATGA
- a CDS encoding sigma-54-dependent transcriptional regulator, which produces MTDPAVLVVEDDPIMGESLQQRLRLEYYTVEWVRDLAEACAALQTRLYPLVLSDIRLPDGDGGSMLATMMQRYGGCCPPLVFMTGYGSVEQAVRLVREGAWDYIQKPFDVDALMQRIREWMLPGVQTSDVWFGISPAAQALERLIDRIAALDLPVLIQGESGTGKEVVAQHIHARMAANHAGKRALPMVAVNCAAIHGGLLESELFGHESGAFTGAHKRHIGVFEQADGGVLFLDEIGDMPLAVQAKLLRVLQDGQVRRIGSEKNVHVSVRLVCATHKPLDKMVDAGTFRQDLLFRISGVPIHLTPLRERADDIAWLAHRHVEALNAKTGQSKRLDPRFVAWAKVQPWEGNVRELFAVLDRAYHFATDCWVRWEQSGLPCSGNTPSHAPHAHKAPVPLGDYLAQAERDYLAQAVSERGGKMAETAELLGISRKTLWEKLKRYKIAT; this is translated from the coding sequence GTGACCGATCCCGCCGTCCTGGTCGTCGAGGACGACCCCATCATGGGCGAATCGCTGCAGCAGCGCCTGCGTCTGGAGTATTACACCGTCGAATGGGTGCGCGACCTCGCCGAGGCGTGCGCCGCGTTGCAGACCCGCCTGTATCCTCTGGTGCTGAGTGACATTCGCCTGCCCGACGGCGATGGCGGCAGCATGCTCGCCACCATGATGCAGCGCTATGGCGGCTGCTGTCCGCCGCTGGTATTCATGACGGGTTACGGCTCGGTCGAGCAGGCCGTGCGCTTGGTACGCGAAGGCGCGTGGGACTACATCCAGAAGCCCTTCGACGTCGACGCGCTGATGCAGCGCATCCGCGAATGGATGCTCCCCGGCGTGCAGACGAGCGATGTCTGGTTCGGCATCTCGCCTGCGGCGCAGGCGCTGGAGCGGCTGATCGACCGCATCGCCGCGCTCGACCTACCCGTATTGATCCAGGGAGAATCCGGCACCGGCAAGGAAGTGGTGGCGCAGCACATCCACGCCCGCATGGCAGCCAACCATGCGGGCAAGCGCGCGTTGCCGATGGTGGCCGTCAACTGCGCGGCGATTCACGGCGGGCTGCTCGAATCCGAGCTGTTCGGTCACGAGAGCGGCGCATTCACCGGCGCGCACAAGCGCCACATCGGCGTGTTCGAACAGGCCGACGGCGGGGTGCTGTTCCTCGACGAAATCGGCGACATGCCGCTTGCCGTACAGGCCAAGCTGCTGCGCGTGCTGCAGGACGGGCAGGTGCGCCGCATCGGCAGCGAAAAAAACGTGCACGTCTCGGTGCGCCTGGTGTGTGCCACGCACAAGCCGCTGGACAAGATGGTCGACGCCGGAACCTTCCGCCAGGACCTGCTGTTTCGCATCAGCGGCGTGCCCATCCACCTCACGCCCCTGCGCGAGCGAGCCGACGACATCGCCTGGCTGGCGCATCGCCATGTCGAGGCGCTCAACGCCAAGACCGGCCAATCCAAACGCCTCGACCCGCGCTTCGTCGCCTGGGCCAAGGTGCAGCCCTGGGAAGGCAATGTGCGCGAACTCTTCGCCGTGCTCGATCGCGCCTACCACTTCGCCACCGATTGCTGGGTGCGCTGGGAACAATCGGGCCTGCCCTGCTCGGGCAACACGCCGAGCCACGCCCCGCATGCACACAAAGCGCCGGTACCGCTCGGCGACTATCTGGCACAGGCCGAGCGCGACTACCTCGCGCAGGCCGTGAGCGAGCGCGGCGGCAAGATGGCCGAGACCGCCGAACTGCTCGGCATCAGCCGCAAGACCTTATGGGAAAAGCTCAAGCGCTACAAAATCGCCACTTGA
- a CDS encoding BRO-N domain-containing protein has translation MATAAETKPIIRLDFEGNPILVQMGEDGSVWYTAKPLCTALGFKKMAEAIERHVKLGDQQSRGVPTGGGVQQMMHVNEAGMQALVAASHRVATRRFKKWIAAGVIHAAVRAMEAQDGEVLGDRLDGMTEFKPIAKTIAAKECRPVDTGRQASCQAPHGQGAQIQPAADQQEPAMSTHDSTSGQIIHFAFGGKTVRAVHDESGEPCFVGKDVCDALGYADHINAIKQHSRGVVKRHPIIDSLGRTQEVRVLSEPDVMRLIVSSKLPAAEAFERLVFEEILPTIRKTGRYSAEKEAPPALGPIQAPGTQEKLQGAMDVARALIGIGEATLGREGLKAQIPNLSHPEVALGLAGLVLKNKRFLLTLDDLEHPVIRPLEKNEMIIQASGSEWIDKLLSVMNQDQLKAMARFAMARIV, from the coding sequence ATGGCGACAGCCGCAGAAACCAAGCCGATCATCCGCCTCGACTTCGAAGGCAACCCCATTCTGGTGCAGATGGGGGAGGATGGAAGTGTCTGGTACACCGCCAAGCCCTTATGCACGGCGCTTGGTTTTAAGAAGATGGCGGAAGCCATTGAGCGGCACGTCAAGCTAGGCGATCAGCAGTCTCGAGGCGTGCCGACGGGAGGCGGCGTGCAGCAGATGATGCACGTCAACGAAGCCGGGATGCAGGCACTGGTAGCAGCTAGCCATCGGGTTGCCACGAGACGCTTCAAGAAGTGGATCGCTGCTGGCGTGATTCACGCCGCTGTGCGCGCTATGGAAGCTCAAGACGGCGAGGTGCTTGGAGACAGGCTCGATGGAATGACGGAATTCAAGCCGATTGCGAAGACTATTGCAGCCAAAGAATGCAGGCCGGTTGATACAGGGCGACAAGCGTCATGTCAAGCGCCGCACGGGCAGGGAGCACAAATTCAGCCAGCGGCAGATCAGCAGGAACCGGCCATGAGCACACACGATTCAACGAGCGGTCAGATCATCCATTTCGCATTCGGCGGTAAGACCGTACGAGCCGTCCACGACGAATCTGGGGAGCCGTGCTTTGTCGGCAAAGACGTCTGCGACGCGCTGGGTTATGCAGACCACATCAATGCCATAAAGCAGCATTCCCGTGGGGTGGTGAAACGCCACCCCATCATCGACAGCCTGGGACGCACCCAGGAAGTGCGCGTCTTGTCCGAGCCCGATGTGATGCGCCTGATCGTCAGCAGCAAGTTGCCAGCCGCCGAAGCCTTTGAGCGGCTTGTGTTCGAGGAAATCCTGCCGACGATCCGCAAGACAGGTCGCTACAGCGCGGAAAAGGAAGCACCCCCAGCCCTTGGCCCGATCCAGGCCCCCGGCACGCAAGAAAAGCTGCAAGGCGCGATGGACGTCGCCCGGGCATTGATCGGCATCGGCGAAGCGACACTCGGACGAGAAGGACTCAAGGCGCAAATCCCCAATCTCAGCCACCCGGAGGTCGCCCTCGGCCTGGCCGGGCTGGTCCTGAAAAACAAGCGCTTCCTGCTGACGCTAGACGACCTCGAGCATCCGGTGATCCGTCCGCTCGAGAAAAACGAAATGATCATCCAGGCGAGCGGTAGCGAATGGATCGACAAGCTGCTCAGCGTCATGAACCAGGATCAACTCAAGGCCATGGCGCGGTTTGCCATGGCGCGGATCGTTTGA
- a CDS encoding ParM/StbA family protein translates to MAVIRFNLGLDVGYGNTKGVWSTDAGPEHNVIIPSVAHEIRDPKDYHALASAGQTDEVLVRVDGRHDVVGPSTAVYGRTLHDDYIHTPAVSRPGRGSLVHGVQGPR, encoded by the coding sequence ATGGCAGTCATTCGTTTCAATCTCGGCCTGGACGTGGGCTATGGCAACACCAAGGGCGTCTGGTCCACCGACGCAGGTCCTGAGCACAACGTCATCATCCCATCGGTTGCGCACGAGATCCGAGATCCGAAGGATTACCACGCCCTGGCGTCGGCGGGGCAGACCGACGAGGTGCTGGTGCGGGTCGACGGTCGCCACGATGTGGTCGGCCCGTCCACCGCGGTGTATGGCCGCACGCTGCACGACGACTACATCCATACCCCCGCAGTATCGCGCCCTGGTCGCGGGAGCCTTGTACATGGCGTTCAAGGACCTCGGTGA
- a CDS encoding ParM/StbA family protein, protein MAFKDLGEVVEWVDALVVGLPVYSFGKFREGLTAEMGKRFEVSVPAKLRAAYGKDTIFVRAKAIKVMPQPVAAMTDWRGRLTVPPPEGDTVIVADPGYKTFDWFAMRGHVIIPDLSGAFDGGVPELLKGVSVAITRKHPNARVDIQTIEDGLERGRISLVGVGSIDFSEYRQTVRKGAMIIAQRIAEMLQRSQQSNKVRVDHLILAGGGAQYFEDAMRDVFAGVDFSVLPRPVLANARGFWKVATRMA, encoded by the coding sequence ATGGCGTTCAAGGACCTCGGTGAGGTGGTCGAGTGGGTCGACGCGCTCGTCGTTGGCCTGCCTGTCTACAGCTTCGGCAAGTTCCGGGAGGGTCTGACGGCCGAAATGGGCAAGAGGTTTGAGGTTTCGGTCCCGGCAAAGCTTCGTGCCGCCTATGGGAAGGACACGATATTCGTGCGGGCGAAGGCGATCAAGGTCATGCCACAGCCGGTCGCCGCGATGACGGATTGGCGCGGACGCCTGACCGTGCCGCCTCCGGAAGGCGATACGGTCATTGTGGCCGATCCTGGCTACAAGACGTTCGATTGGTTCGCCATGCGCGGCCACGTGATCATCCCGGATCTGTCCGGGGCGTTCGACGGCGGGGTGCCGGAGCTGCTCAAGGGCGTGTCGGTTGCGATCACCCGCAAGCACCCCAATGCGCGTGTCGACATCCAGACGATCGAGGACGGGCTGGAGCGCGGCAGGATTTCCCTGGTCGGCGTCGGCAGCATCGATTTCTCGGAGTATCGCCAGACGGTGCGCAAGGGCGCCATGATCATCGCGCAGCGTATAGCCGAGATGCTCCAGCGCAGTCAGCAATCGAACAAGGTGCGAGTTGACCACCTGATCCTGGCTGGCGGCGGCGCGCAGTATTTCGAGGATGCCATGCGCGATGTCTTCGCCGGGGTGGATTTCAGCGTGCTGCCCAGGCCCGTGCTGGCGAATGCGCGCGGGTTCTGGAAGGTGGCGACGCGCATGGCGTGA
- a CDS encoding 4Fe-4S dicluster domain-containing protein has translation MCTKPPGSSINTSSSIPFTCTQCDEAWCLHACPVEAIKLDAATGAKVVLEDVCVGCKVCTIACPFGTVNYVADTGKVQKCDLCGGEPACAEACPTGAITYIDASWTGLSRMQQWADKLGNQNAAA, from the coding sequence ATTTGCACCAAACCGCCTGGAAGCAGCATAAATACTAGCTCTTCGATTCCTTTCACCTGCACCCAGTGCGACGAAGCCTGGTGTCTGCACGCCTGCCCGGTAGAGGCCATCAAGCTCGACGCCGCCACGGGCGCCAAGGTCGTGCTTGAAGATGTTTGCGTGGGCTGCAAGGTCTGCACCATCGCCTGCCCGTTCGGCACGGTGAACTATGTGGCCGATACCGGCAAGGTGCAGAAATGCGACTTGTGCGGCGGCGAACCGGCCTGCGCCGAAGCCTGCCCCACTGGCGCTATCACCTATATCGATGCCAGCTGGACCGGCTTGTCGCGCATGCAGCAATGGGCCGACAAGCTGGGCAACCAGAACGCCGCGGCCTGA
- a CDS encoding aldehyde ferredoxin oxidoreductase family protein: MTWAGKILRVNLTQGTIKSEPLNRQWAREYIGQRGLATKYFVEEVDAKVDPLSPDNKLIYATGPLTGTMASTGGRYSVITKGALTGAIACSNSGGYFGAELKMAGWDMIIVEGKSPKPVYLSIENDKAELLDASPIWGKTVWETEPWIKNHHQDPLIRVSSIGRAGENGVMYAAIVNDLHRAAGRSGVGTVMGSKNLKAIAVRGTLGVGNVRDPKAFMAAVNAGKKVLHDNAVTGQGLPKYGTQVLMNVINEIGALPTRNHRDVQFEGAKDISGEAMHEPRKTDGKPNLVTNQACFGCTIACGRISKIDEHHFSVENKPQYWGASGGLEYEAAWALGSANGVNDLEALTYANFLCNEDGMDPITFGATVGAVMELYDMGLLTKEQLGVEAPFGSAKALTYFAEITARGEGFGKELALGSKRLTAKYGHPELSMSVKGQEFPAYDSRGIQGMGLAYATSNRGACHLRGYTVASEVLGIPVKTDPLVADGKPELVKAFQDATAVFDSAGICLFTSFAWTLADVQPQLAAACLEEFTMDELNTIGERIWNMERDYNNRAGFTAKDDTLPPRLLKEPAKTGPAKGLTNKLPEMLPRYYELRGWTPEGTLKPETRTRLGL, from the coding sequence ATGACCTGGGCCGGAAAAATTCTGCGCGTGAACCTCACGCAAGGCACCATCAAGAGCGAGCCGCTGAATAGGCAGTGGGCGCGCGAGTACATCGGCCAGCGCGGGCTGGCGACCAAGTATTTCGTCGAGGAGGTCGACGCCAAGGTCGATCCGCTCTCGCCCGACAACAAGCTGATTTACGCCACCGGGCCGCTCACCGGCACCATGGCGTCCACCGGCGGGCGCTATTCGGTCATCACCAAAGGCGCGCTGACCGGCGCAATCGCCTGCTCCAATTCGGGCGGCTACTTCGGCGCCGAGCTGAAGATGGCGGGCTGGGACATGATCATCGTCGAAGGCAAATCGCCCAAGCCGGTGTATCTCTCCATCGAAAATGACAAGGCCGAACTGCTCGACGCCTCGCCGATCTGGGGCAAGACCGTGTGGGAAACCGAGCCCTGGATCAAGAACCATCACCAAGACCCGCTGATCCGCGTCAGCTCCATCGGCCGTGCGGGTGAAAACGGGGTGATGTATGCGGCCATCGTCAACGATCTGCACCGCGCCGCCGGTCGCTCGGGCGTGGGCACGGTGATGGGTAGCAAGAACCTCAAGGCCATCGCGGTGCGTGGCACCCTGGGCGTGGGCAATGTGCGCGACCCCAAGGCGTTCATGGCTGCGGTCAACGCAGGCAAAAAAGTGCTGCACGACAACGCCGTCACCGGCCAGGGTCTGCCGAAATACGGCACCCAGGTGTTGATGAACGTGATCAACGAAATCGGCGCCCTGCCCACGCGCAACCACCGCGACGTGCAATTCGAAGGCGCGAAAGACATCTCCGGCGAGGCCATGCACGAGCCGCGCAAAACCGATGGCAAGCCCAATCTGGTCACCAACCAGGCGTGCTTTGGCTGCACCATCGCTTGCGGCCGCATCAGCAAGATCGACGAACACCATTTCAGCGTCGAGAACAAGCCGCAGTACTGGGGCGCATCGGGCGGTCTGGAATATGAAGCCGCCTGGGCGCTGGGCTCGGCCAACGGCGTCAACGATCTGGAGGCGTTGACCTACGCCAACTTCCTCTGCAATGAAGACGGCATGGACCCCATCACTTTCGGCGCCACCGTGGGCGCGGTGATGGAGCTGTACGACATGGGCCTGCTGACCAAGGAACAACTCGGTGTGGAAGCGCCATTCGGCTCGGCCAAGGCGCTGACCTACTTCGCCGAAATCACCGCCCGCGGCGAGGGCTTCGGCAAGGAACTGGCGCTGGGCAGCAAACGCCTGACGGCCAAGTACGGCCACCCGGAACTGAGCATGAGCGTCAAGGGCCAAGAGTTCCCGGCCTACGACTCTCGCGGCATTCAAGGCATGGGCCTGGCCTATGCGACCAGCAACCGCGGCGCCTGCCATCTGCGCGGTTACACGGTGGCTTCGGAAGTGCTGGGCATTCCGGTCAAGACCGATCCGCTGGTGGCCGACGGCAAGCCCGAACTGGTCAAGGCGTTTCAGGACGCCACCGCCGTGTTCGACTCTGCCGGTATCTGCCTGTTCACCAGTTTCGCCTGGACGCTGGCCGACGTGCAGCCGCAGCTTGCCGCCGCCTGCCTGGAAGAGTTCACCATGGACGAGTTGAACACCATAGGCGAGCGTATCTGGAACATGGAGCGCGACTACAACAACCGCGCGGGCTTCACCGCCAAGGACGACACCTTGCCGCCGCGTCTGCTCAAAGAGCCCGCCAAGACCGGCCCGGCCAAGGGGCTGACCAACAAGCTGCCCGAAATGCTGCCTCGCTATTACGAACTGCGCGGCTGGACTCCGGAAGGCACGCTCAAGCCCGAAACCCGCACGCGGCTCGGGCTTTGA
- a CDS encoding NAD(P)/FAD-dependent oxidoreductase: MKHHVIIGNGPAGVVAAETLRKHSATEDTITLIGDEEGPPYSRMAIPYLLHGDITERGTWLRKDPQHFRQIGVSQRHARVKSLDAARKTLTLESGETLSFDTLLIATGSTPTLPRIPGIHAQRVHTCWTLEDARAITQFAVPGARVIQLGAGFIGCIIMESLVRRRVQLTVVEMGDRMVPRMMGETAGGMIRDWVQDKGVTVHTGARIESIESNPSDMAAPLAVRLSTGERLPADLVISAAGVKPNIGFLEGSGVHCLQGVLTDEHLQTNVPGIFAAGDCAEAFDMLYGKPMVSAIQPNAVDQAYVAAMNMAGRRTQLRGVTQINVLDTLGLISSSFGQWQGVKGGQGVELTDRAGYKHLSLQFEGDVMVGSNSIGTTQHIGILRGLVEGRVKLAAWKDRLLADPTRLMEAYLASAQAQDRRGDTVHH; this comes from the coding sequence ATGAAACACCACGTCATCATCGGTAACGGCCCTGCGGGCGTCGTTGCTGCAGAAACCCTGCGCAAGCACAGCGCCACCGAAGACACCATCACCCTGATCGGCGACGAAGAAGGGCCGCCGTATTCGCGCATGGCGATTCCCTACCTGCTGCACGGCGACATCACCGAGCGCGGCACATGGCTGCGCAAAGACCCGCAGCACTTCAGGCAGATCGGCGTCAGCCAGCGCCATGCGCGGGTGAAGTCGCTCGACGCGGCGCGCAAAACCCTCACCCTCGAATCCGGTGAAACGCTGTCCTTCGACACCCTGCTGATCGCCACCGGGTCCACGCCGACGCTGCCGCGTATTCCCGGCATTCACGCGCAACGGGTGCATACCTGCTGGACACTGGAAGATGCCCGCGCCATCACCCAGTTCGCCGTGCCCGGCGCGCGGGTCATCCAGCTTGGTGCGGGCTTCATCGGCTGCATCATCATGGAAAGTCTGGTGCGCCGCCGGGTGCAGCTTACCGTGGTGGAAATGGGCGACCGCATGGTGCCGCGCATGATGGGCGAAACCGCGGGCGGCATGATCCGCGACTGGGTGCAAGACAAGGGCGTGACGGTGCACACCGGCGCGCGCATCGAGTCCATCGAATCCAACCCCAGCGATATGGCCGCCCCGCTGGCCGTGCGCCTGTCCACCGGCGAACGTCTGCCCGCCGATCTGGTGATTTCGGCGGCCGGCGTCAAGCCCAATATCGGTTTTCTCGAAGGCTCTGGCGTGCATTGCCTGCAAGGCGTGCTCACCGATGAACACCTGCAGACCAATGTTCCCGGCATCTTTGCCGCCGGAGATTGCGCCGAGGCGTTCGACATGCTTTACGGCAAGCCGATGGTCAGCGCCATCCAGCCCAACGCGGTCGATCAGGCTTATGTCGCAGCGATGAATATGGCCGGTCGGCGCACCCAGCTGCGCGGAGTGACCCAGATCAACGTGCTCGACACCCTGGGACTGATCTCCAGCAGCTTCGGCCAGTGGCAGGGCGTGAAGGGAGGGCAAGGCGTGGAGCTGACCGATCGGGCAGGATACAAACACCTCAGCCTGCAATTCGAGGGCGATGTGATGGTGGGCAGCAACAGCATCGGCACGACGCAGCACATCGGCATATTGCGCGGCCTGGTCGAAGGCCGGGTCAAGCTCGCGGCCTGGAAAGACCGCCTGCTGGCCGACCCCACCCGCCTGATGGAAGCCTACCTCGCCAGCGCGCAGGCGCAAGACCGTCGCGGCGATACGGTACATCATTGA
- a CDS encoding MoaD/ThiS family protein — translation MQITLKLMATLTDYLPQPRQGHQITLNIAPGTTIQDVVERFRLPWKLVHLVLVNGVYIAPDQRDTRVLQEGETLAIWPPVAGG, via the coding sequence GTGCAAATCACGCTCAAGCTGATGGCCACCCTGACGGACTATCTGCCGCAGCCGCGGCAGGGCCATCAGATCACACTCAACATCGCGCCGGGCACCACCATTCAAGACGTGGTGGAGCGCTTTCGCCTGCCCTGGAAGCTGGTGCATCTGGTTCTGGTGAATGGTGTTTATATCGCGCCCGACCAGCGCGACACCCGCGTGCTGCAGGAAGGTGAAACCCTGGCGATCTGGCCGCCCGTCGCTGGAGGCTGA
- a CDS encoding glycosyltransferase, translated as MPTKNIDLIYFNAGGGHRASALALEKSIAQSGLPWQVRLVNLTDVLDPQGTLRKYTFSPEDYYNARLARGLTIGLRHELKLLQGALRLLHPTLLKILKLHWLRTEPDLVVSLIPNFNRSLFESLTATLPGVPYVTLLTDLADFPPHFWMEQGQDQHLICGSAHAVQQALQAGFDAEKVHATSGMIIRPDFYTEPVGFDRTASLQALGFDPQHPVGVVMFGGHGSRSMLAIAERLPDVQLIFICGHNAKLATKLRALPTTAPRHVMGFTSAVAEVMRLGDFFIGKPGPGSLSEALHLGLPVIVTRNAWTMPQERYNTDWVRENGFGLVLPSFRGIEAALPTFLDDLAASRARVAAYRNRAVFEVPQILQDILRSAEQVQLDAQSLMGASTPRLFENGR; from the coding sequence ATGCCCACAAAAAACATCGATCTGATTTATTTCAACGCCGGAGGCGGCCACCGCGCCTCGGCCTTGGCCCTGGAAAAAAGCATTGCGCAGTCGGGTTTGCCTTGGCAGGTTCGGCTGGTCAACCTCACCGACGTGCTCGACCCGCAGGGCACGCTACGCAAATACACCTTCTCTCCGGAAGACTATTACAACGCCCGTTTGGCGCGCGGCCTCACCATCGGCCTTCGGCACGAACTCAAACTGCTGCAAGGGGCGTTGCGGCTGCTGCACCCCACCCTGCTCAAAATTCTCAAGCTGCACTGGCTGCGCACCGAGCCCGATCTGGTGGTGTCGCTGATTCCCAATTTCAACCGTTCGCTGTTCGAGAGCCTGACGGCCACTTTGCCCGGCGTGCCCTATGTGACCCTGTTGACCGATCTGGCCGATTTCCCGCCTCATTTCTGGATGGAACAGGGGCAAGACCAACACCTCATCTGCGGCTCGGCGCATGCCGTGCAGCAGGCTTTGCAGGCCGGGTTCGATGCCGAGAAAGTGCATGCGACCTCGGGCATGATCATTCGCCCCGATTTCTACACCGAGCCCGTGGGTTTCGACCGAACGGCCAGCCTGCAGGCCTTGGGTTTTGATCCGCAGCATCCGGTGGGGGTGGTGATGTTCGGGGGGCACGGCTCGCGCAGCATGCTGGCCATCGCCGAGCGCCTGCCCGATGTTCAACTCATTTTCATATGCGGTCACAACGCCAAGCTGGCGACCAAATTGCGCGCCTTGCCGACCACCGCGCCGCGCCATGTGATGGGCTTTACCAGCGCCGTGGCCGAGGTGATGCGGCTGGGCGATTTTTTCATCGGCAAGCCGGGCCCCGGTTCCTTGAGCGAGGCGCTGCATCTGGGCCTGCCGGTGATCGTCACGCGCAACGCCTGGACTATGCCGCAGGAGCGCTACAACACCGATTGGGTGCGTGAAAATGGCTTCGGCCTGGTGCTGCCAAGCTTTCGCGGCATCGAGGCGGCGCTGCCCACGTTTCTCGACGATCTTGCCGCGAGCCGCGCGCGCGTGGCGGCGTATCGCAACCGGGCGGTTTTCGAGGTGCCGCAGATTCTTCAAGACATTCTGCGCAGCGCCGAGCAGGTGCAGCTTGACGCGCAGAGCTTGATGGGCGCTTCTACCCCCCGCCTTTTTGAAAATGGGCGGTGA